The Patescibacteria group bacterium genome contains the following window.
TATAAACCGCCAATAGATCATCCATGGCGAAGACAATATCTTTATGGAAAATCATATAAACAACAAAGAATATCGATACAAAATAATTAATTCAGCCAGGTAGGACATTTCTATTTGGCTCAAAGTAGGACATTTCTACTTGGCCTTGACAGGGGTCTCTATATATTTAAAATAATTAATTTATATTAAGTAATATCGTTTATAGAAGCGAGGCTTAGATGGACAGCGAATAGAGAATGAAAAATCTCTCTATTGACAAAAGTAATAATATGTGCTAGTATAAATAGTTGTAATAAAAATATAATTTTGAAAAATTAAATGCAAACACCAGGAGAAAAATATTTGATAAAATATTTGATAAAATCAATTAAAAGATTAGGAACAAAAGCCTATATTATCAATATTGGTGCAAACACAAGCCTGGTTATCGAAAAGGAATTAGACGGAGCTGATTGTGACTTCATTGAAGATAGAACAGATGTTATAGATTCGAGAGTGGAATATTTAAAACTAAATAAGACCTACATTTGTTCAGTGGAAGAAATGAGAGAAGTTTCAAATGATAGTTACGATATTGTTTTTGCAAATTTTGTGTTAGAGCATGTTGATGACTTAAATAATTCTGCTAAAGAGATAAATAGGATTTTGAAAAATGAAGGAAGTTTTGTTACTTCAATTCCAAATCCACAAGCGCCAGAGTTCTTAATATCAAAATTTACTCCACTTTGGTTCCATCAATATATTCGCGGAGAAGGCGAAGGTGAAGGTCATGAAGCTCATGAAACTAAATATTCGTATAAGAGTATTAAAGAGTTTGTAGAGATATTTGAAAGCAAGGGTTTAAAGTTAGTTGAGAAAAATTTTACACCGTTTACTTTTGGTTATTTATACAGATTCCCAATAATAGGGTTTATTAGTAAGATTTATGATAAAATAATACATAGATTGGGATATGAAAGATTAATGGGAAATGTTTGTTTAGCATTTGAAAAAAAATAATATGGAATTATACGATTTTGTAAAACTTATTAGAAATAAAAAGAAGACAATTTTTTCTATTGTTTTCACGGTGCTTGTACTAGTTCTGCTAGTAAATTTTGTTTTACCAAAAAAATACGGTTCAGAAATGCAAGTATTAATTATTCAAAAAAATCTAAACAATACAGATCCTTATCTAGTTTCTAAATCTTCAGAACATTTAGGTAATGTTTTGGGTCAAGTCATCTATTCAGGATCTTTCTACAAAAAAGTTATTAATTCAGGGTTTGGAGTAAGTGAGACATATTTTGGCAAAACCTCAAAAGATCAGTTAAAAAAATGGTCAAGCAC
Protein-coding sequences here:
- a CDS encoding methyltransferase domain-containing protein, which encodes MQTPGEKYLIKYLIKSIKRLGTKAYIINIGANTSLVIEKELDGADCDFIEDRTDVIDSRVEYLKLNKTYICSVEEMREVSNDSYDIVFANFVLEHVDDLNNSAKEINRILKNEGSFVTSIPNPQAPEFLISKFTPLWFHQYIRGEGEGEGHEAHETKYSYKSIKEFVEIFESKGLKLVEKNFTPFTFGYLYRFPIIGFISKIYDKIIHRLGYERLMGNVCLAFEKK